CCTTCCTGACGCACGCCGACTTCGAGTCGGTCGGCCTGCGGTACGTCAAGGAGATCAACGAGGCCAACTACTGGCGCAAGTGCGACTACAGCCAGCCGTACGGCTGCCCGGCGGGGCAGGCGGCGTACTACGGCCGGGGACCGATCATGTTCAGCTGGAACTTCAACTACAAGGCGGCCGGTGACGCGCTCGGCCTGGACCTGCTGAACGATCCGTGGCTGGTCGAGCGGGACCCGTCCGTGGCCTGGCAGACCGCCCTCTGGTACTGGAACACCCAGAACGGCCCCGGCACGATGACCTCCCACGAGGCGATGGTGGGCGGTGCCGGCTTCGGCGAGACCATCCGCTCGCTGAACGGGGCGCTGGAGTGCGACGGCGGCAACCCCGGATCGGTCGAGGCGCGGGTCGCCCGCTACGAGCGGATCACCGGCATCGTCGGTACCGCACCCGGGTCCGGTCTCACCTGCTGAACCGGCCGAACTCACCCTGAAGAATGAAGTGTTGGTCTAGACCTTGACAGGTCCAGACCACTCTCGCTTGAGTAGGGACACCCCCATGGCGGCGTACGCCCGTCGGCGGCGCCGCGCCGAAGGAGTGATCACGTGTTCAGACGTGTCATCGGCCTGTTCACCGCGCTGGCCGCGGTCGTCGCCGCTTTCGTCCTGCTCCCCGCCGCCACCGCCTCGG
This DNA window, taken from Streptomyces nitrosporeus, encodes the following:
- a CDS encoding glycoside hydrolase family 19 protein; translated protein: MKRIKRFLTVLSAVVAAAAALPQAATAAAAPAAATQACAPTWNATTAYTAGGTVSHHGRNWSAKWWTQNENPGATTVWSDRGACTGGEQDFVISEEQFDEIFPDRHPFYTYQGLVDALHAYPRFANTGTPQTRAREAAAFLTHADFESVGLRYVKEINEANYWRKCDYSQPYGCPAGQAAYYGRGPIMFSWNFNYKAAGDALGLDLLNDPWLVERDPSVAWQTALWYWNTQNGPGTMTSHEAMVGGAGFGETIRSLNGALECDGGNPGSVEARVARYERITGIVGTAPGSGLTC